The following coding sequences lie in one Populus nigra chromosome 15, ddPopNigr1.1, whole genome shotgun sequence genomic window:
- the LOC133674111 gene encoding calmodulin-binding protein 60 C — protein sequence MHTRYMERTNSMARRKRGLEGGGAEEEQQQQQQPERKRPALASVIVEALKVDSLQKLCSSLEPILRRVVSEEVERALAKIGPARQIGGSSPKRIEGPDGRNLQLHFRSRLSLPLFTGGKVEGEQGAAIHVVLVDASTGHVVTSGTEASVKLDVVVLEGDFNNEADEGWTQEEFESHVVKEREGKRPLLTGDLQVTLKEGVGSLGDLTFTDNSSWIRSRKFRLGLKVASGYSEGIHIREAKTEAFTVKDHRGELYKKHYPPALDDDVWRLEKIGKDGSFHKRLNNHGIFKVEDFLRLAVKDSHKLRNILGGGMSNKMWDALLEHAKTCVLSGKLYVYYPDNSRNVGAVFNNIYELNGLISEEQYYAANSLSDEQKIYVDTLVKKAYDNWDMVVEYDGKSLLNFNQNRRVSVSQNEHQINQIGYSNPSGHQVQLPRVPASIPTEQSSVHSALQAGGYNDNLVSGYSMQSQLVNPDSRTQLGSNSFAPHQQLISNPQQLLSTRNDNSAVGLALGPPQSSTSGFQTIGSSMQPTNLNPFDDWTSNRDKSTDEFFSEEEIRIRSHEMLENEDMQHLLRLFSMGGHANVPEDGFPYPPYMASPMPNYDEDRSRPGKAVVGWLKIKAAMRWGFFIRKKAAERRAQLVELDDDDE from the exons ATGCATACTAGGTATATGGAGAGAACTAATAGCATGGCTAGAAGGAAAAGGGGCTTAGAAGGTGGTGGAGCAGAGgaggagcagcagcagcagcagcagccagaGCGTAAAAGACCTGCTTTAGCTag TGTAATTGTAGAAGCTCTCAAGGTGGATAGTCTACAGAAGCTCTGCTCATCGTTGGAACCAATTCTTCGTAGAGTT GTAAGTGAGGAAGTGGAGCGTGCTTTAGCAAAGATAGGTCCTGCTAGACAGATTGGAGG GTCTTCCCCGAAGCGAATTGAAGGCCCAGATGGAAGGAACTTGCAGTTGCACTTTAGGTCTAGGTTGTCTCTTCCCCTTTTCACAGGAGGAAAAGTAGAGGGGGAGCAGGGTGCCGCCATCCATGTTGTTTTGGTTGATGCGAGCACTGGACATGTTGTAACTTCTGGCACAGAAGCCTCTGTTAAACTAGATGTTGTAGTTCTTGAAGGTGATTTCAACAATGAAGCTGATGAAGGCTGGACACAAGAAGAATTTGAAAGCCATGTTGTAAAAGAGCGTGAAGGAAAGAGACCATTGTTGACTGGAGACTTGCAAGTAACACTTAAAGAAGGGGTAGGATCTTTGGGAGATCTCACATTTACGGATAACTCAAGTTGGATAAGGAGCAGGAAGTTCAGGCTTGGCTTGAAGGTTGCTTCTGGGTATTCTGAGGGCATACACATTCGTGAGGCCAAGACAGAAGCTTTTACTGTTAAAGACCACAGAGGGGAAT TATACAAGAAACACTATCCACCTGCACTGGATGATGATGTATGGAGATTGGAGAAAATTGGCAAGGATGGTTCATTCCACAAGAGGCTAAATAATCATGGAATATTTAAAGTTGAAGACTTCCTTCGTCTTGCAGTCAAAGATTCTCATAAATTACGGAAT ATTCTGGGAGGTGGCATGTCAAATAAGATGTGGGATGCTCTCTTGGAGCATGCAAAGACTTGCGTTCTTAGCGGAAAACTATACGTTTATTATCCTGACAATTCAAGAAATGTTGGTGCTGTCTTCAACAACATCTATGAGCTGAATGGCCTTATTTCAGAGGAACAGTATTATGCAGCCAATTCCCTTTCTGATGAGCAAAAG ATCTATGTGGATACATTGGTGAAGAAAGCATATGACAATTGGGACATGGTCGTTGAGTATGATGGCAAGTCACTTCTGAACTTCAATCAAAATAGGAGGGTAAGTGTATCCCAAAATGAACATCAGATCAATCAAATAGGTTACTCTAATCCTTCAGGCCACCAAGTGCAATTACCACGCGTGCCAGCTTCAATTCCAACCGAGCAGTCTTCTGTTCATTCAGCCCTACAAGCAGGAG GGTACAATGATAATTTGGTATCGGGATACTCAATGCAGTCACAGCTTGTAAATCCTGATTCCCGCACACAGCTTGGCAGTAACTCATTCGCACCACATCAACAACTGATCAGCAATCCTCAACAACTCCTAAGCACTAGAAATGATAACAGTGCTGTTGGCCTGGCCCTTGGTCCTCCGCAGTCATCTACCTCAGGTTTTCAAACAATTGGTTCTTCCATGCAGCCAACTAATCTTAATCCTTTTGATGACTGGACCAGCAACCGAGACAAGAGCACTGACGAATTCTTTTCAGAGGAAGAGATTCGCATACGAAGTCATGAGATGCTTGAGAATGAAGATATGCAACACTTGCTCCGACTCTTCAGTATGGGGGGCCATGCCAATGTACCTGAAGATGGCTTTCCTTACCCACCTTACATGGCATCTCCTATGCCAAATTATGACGAGGACCGCTCACGTCCAGGTAAAGCTGTTGTGGGATGGTTGAAGATCAAGGCAGCAATGAGGTGGGGGTTCTTTATTAGGAAGAAAGCTGCTGAGAGGCGAGCACAGCTTGTTGAgctggatgatgatgatgagtag